From a single Flavobacterium sp. genomic region:
- a CDS encoding N-acetylmuramoyl-L-alanine amidase family protein, protein MPTKNYTKYLSIILLLFTFTLAFGQNHTKFKVVLDAGHGGEDPGAVKNGIKEKDIVLDVVLKIGKILESNKNIEIIYTRKTDVFIGLKERANIANKAKANLFVSVHCNGVKSTAARGTETFVMGMSRTDTNLDIAKKENGVIFLEKNYNEKYKGFDPNNPETLLGLKILQEEFLDQSISLASEIEKNFVSNDGRFSRGVKQQPIWVLDATVMPGVLIELGFVSHPEEGKYLDSNKGKEEIATSISKAIVSYRNDFFNPDASERNTESNAVISDDNSNPKTVNSSDSENEKSTTTYYKVQISAGRKKIATKPSNFKGLKEISFEKEKKLYKYFYGNETDYNSCKKKLEEAKKKGYTSAFIVTFTN, encoded by the coding sequence ATGCCTACTAAAAATTACACTAAATACCTGTCAATAATTCTTTTACTTTTTACTTTTACATTAGCTTTTGGTCAAAATCATACCAAATTCAAAGTGGTTTTAGATGCAGGTCATGGAGGAGAAGACCCTGGAGCTGTTAAAAATGGTATAAAAGAAAAGGATATTGTTTTAGATGTTGTGCTTAAAATTGGAAAAATTTTAGAATCTAACAAGAATATTGAAATTATTTATACAAGAAAAACCGATGTTTTTATTGGATTAAAGGAACGCGCAAATATTGCCAATAAAGCAAAAGCTAATTTATTTGTTTCTGTGCATTGTAATGGGGTTAAAAGTACTGCAGCAAGAGGAACAGAAACTTTTGTTATGGGAATGTCTAGAACCGACACCAATTTGGATATTGCAAAAAAAGAAAATGGCGTTATATTTTTAGAGAAAAACTATAATGAAAAATATAAAGGTTTTGACCCTAATAATCCTGAAACACTTTTAGGATTAAAAATTTTACAAGAAGAGTTTTTAGACCAAAGTATTAGTTTAGCTTCTGAAATTGAAAAGAATTTTGTTTCTAATGACGGACGATTTTCGAGAGGAGTAAAGCAACAACCAATTTGGGTGTTGGATGCAACAGTTATGCCAGGCGTCTTAATCGAATTAGGTTTTGTGAGCCATCCGGAAGAAGGTAAATATTTAGACTCAAATAAAGGGAAAGAAGAAATAGCAACTTCTATTTCTAAAGCGATTGTTTCGTATAGAAATGATTTTTTTAATCCTGATGCGTCTGAGAGAAATACAGAATCTAATGCTGTAATTTCTGATGATAATTCAAATCCAAAAACAGTTAATTCATCGGATTCTGAAAACGAAAAATCTACTACCACATATTATAAAGTTCAAATATCGGCCGGAAGAAAAAAAATAGCGACTAAACCTTCAAATTTTAAAGGATTAAAAGAGATATCATTTGAAAAAGAGAAAAAACTATATAAGTATTTTTACGGCAATGAAACGGATTATAATTCTTGTAAGAAAAAATTAGAAGAAGCTAAAAAAAAGGGATACACTTCTGCATTTATTGTAACATTTACAAATTAA
- a CDS encoding N-acetylmuramoyl-L-alanine amidase family protein, giving the protein MDKKIVFVIISMFFLTGFSQTKKFKVVLDAGHGGKDYGAVYHGNIEKNIALQTVLKVGAILEKDPQIDVVFTRKSDVFIELQQRANIANKSKGSIFVSMHCNANKNQAAEGNETYVMGITRNASNLEVAKNENEVVTLETDYKIKYDGYDPNSPESVIGISILQEEHLDQSIELAGRVQEFFTKKTDNKNRGVKQAGFLVLRQITMPRVLIEMGFVSNKEEGEFLNSETGQDLLAEAIAKAIMDYKNEFFSPSSNDDVKEEDKNVPKMEEIIVKEVPKKEQIIKKAENTIEKGIVFKIQISASTKELATIPSNFKGLSPISVEPSGSLFKYFYASDKNYDSIKQKLEEAKQKGYKTAFIVAYKDGIKINVTDAIK; this is encoded by the coding sequence ATGGATAAGAAAATTGTATTTGTAATTATTTCAATGTTTTTTTTAACAGGATTTAGTCAAACCAAAAAGTTTAAAGTAGTTTTAGATGCCGGTCACGGTGGAAAAGATTATGGAGCTGTTTATCATGGTAATATTGAAAAAAATATTGCATTACAAACAGTACTTAAAGTAGGTGCAATATTAGAAAAAGACCCTCAAATTGATGTCGTTTTTACACGAAAATCAGATGTTTTTATTGAGTTACAACAACGCGCTAATATTGCAAATAAATCCAAAGGAAGTATTTTTGTTTCGATGCATTGTAATGCAAATAAAAACCAAGCTGCTGAAGGCAATGAAACATACGTGATGGGAATTACCCGTAATGCATCCAACTTAGAAGTTGCTAAAAATGAGAACGAAGTAGTTACTTTAGAAACCGATTATAAAATTAAATATGATGGTTATGATCCTAATTCTCCCGAATCGGTAATTGGAATTTCTATTTTACAAGAAGAGCATTTAGATCAAAGTATTGAATTGGCGGGGAGAGTTCAAGAATTTTTTACCAAGAAAACAGATAATAAAAATAGAGGTGTTAAACAAGCTGGATTCTTAGTATTGCGTCAAATAACTATGCCACGGGTTTTAATTGAAATGGGATTTGTTTCTAATAAAGAAGAAGGTGAATTTTTAAATTCGGAAACTGGACAAGATTTATTAGCAGAGGCAATTGCTAAGGCTATTATGGATTATAAAAATGAATTTTTTAGCCCTTCTAGCAATGATGATGTAAAAGAAGAAGATAAAAATGTTCCTAAAATGGAAGAAATTATTGTTAAAGAAGTTCCCAAAAAAGAACAAATTATAAAAAAAGCAGAAAATACTATTGAAAAAGGAATTGTATTTAAAATTCAAATTTCGGCTAGTACAAAAGAATTAGCTACGATTCCTTCAAATTTTAAAGGATTAAGCCCGATTTCAGTAGAACCTTCAGGAAGTTTATTCAAATATTTTTATGCATCTGATAAAAATTATGATTCTATAAAACAAAAATTGGAAGAAGCGAAACAAAAAGGCTATAAAACTGCATTTATTGTGGCTTATAAAGACGGAATAAAAATAAACGTTACCGATGCAATAAAATAA
- a CDS encoding MlaD family protein — protein MKLTKEIKTAVLVIVSIFLFIWGYNFLKGKDLFNSTTRVYVVYDNVAGLVNSAPVTLNGLAIGKVDAITIQPDGKLLVEMQINTDFPISKSSIAEIYDSGLVGGRQIAIKPNFQDKNYIKSGDYLKASSKLGITDALAQQLEPLQYKVQKLLDNADALFTNFNDILDEKTKKNLKNSISELNKTLSEFSVASKNINGMIADNKSKFNSTMTNFDNTAANFSKMSDSLAKANLGQTVRNLEKTLANVDKIMIDIEQGKGTMGKLMKDDAMYTNFTNTSKELELLLQDVRLHPTRYVNVSLFGKKNKPYVAPVNDTIKK, from the coding sequence TTGAAACTAACTAAAGAAATTAAAACCGCTGTACTCGTAATTGTATCTATATTTTTATTTATTTGGGGATATAATTTTTTAAAAGGAAAAGACTTATTCAATAGTACTACACGTGTTTATGTTGTTTATGACAACGTAGCCGGACTTGTAAACTCAGCTCCAGTTACACTTAACGGATTAGCTATTGGTAAAGTAGATGCTATTACTATTCAACCTGATGGTAAATTACTTGTTGAAATGCAAATCAACACTGATTTTCCAATTTCTAAATCAAGTATTGCTGAAATATATGATTCAGGGTTAGTAGGAGGTAGACAAATTGCAATTAAACCTAATTTTCAAGATAAAAATTACATTAAATCAGGTGATTACTTAAAAGCTAGTAGCAAATTAGGTATTACTGATGCTTTAGCCCAACAGTTAGAGCCACTGCAATATAAAGTTCAAAAACTATTAGATAATGCAGATGCTTTATTTACCAATTTTAATGATATTTTAGACGAAAAAACCAAAAAAAATCTTAAAAATAGTATTTCGGAATTGAATAAAACGCTTTCTGAATTTAGTGTTGCCTCCAAAAACATTAATGGAATGATTGCAGATAATAAATCTAAGTTCAATTCAACAATGACTAATTTTGATAATACGGCTGCAAATTTTTCAAAAATGTCAGATTCTTTAGCAAAAGCTAATTTGGGTCAAACGGTAAGAAATTTAGAAAAAACCTTAGCAAATGTTGATAAAATAATGATTGACATTGAACAAGGAAAAGGAACAATGGGTAAATTAATGAAAGATGATGCTATGTACACTAACTTTACTAATACTTCTAAAGAATTAGAGTTGTTATTACAAGATGTTCGTCTTCATCCTACACGTTATGTAAATGTTTCTCTTTTTGGAAAGAAAAACAAACCTTATGTAGCTCCAGTAAACGATACAATTAAAAAGTAA
- a CDS encoding (Fe-S)-binding protein, whose protein sequence is MNFLDNILFALLLAAGIGYFTINVKKLIRNIKLGHDVNRSDNASERWKNMTMVALGQSKMVKRPIAGFLHIVVYVGFVIINIEVIEIIIDGLFGTHRVLSFMGGFYDVLIGSFEVLAFLVLITVIIFWIRRNVTKLGRFTSTDLDGKPRNDANYILYFEVVLMSLFLIMNAADFHLQNLGIGHYNQAGSFPISQFIAPMFNGISEGLVVVIERSAWWLHIAGILVFLNYLYFSKHLHILLAFPNTFFADLNAKGKLDNLQSVTNEVKLMMDPSADPFAAPANPDAVPAKFGASDVQDLNWVQLLNAYSCTECGRCTSSCPANQTGKKLSPRKIMMDTRDRLEEVGRNIDLNKGVFVDDGKSLLNDYITPEELWACTTCNACVEECPINISPLSIIIDMRRYLVMEQSAAPMELNNMMSNIENNGAPWQYNQMDRLNWVNE, encoded by the coding sequence ATGAATTTTTTAGATAATATTTTATTCGCATTGCTTTTAGCAGCAGGTATAGGTTATTTTACAATTAATGTAAAAAAACTAATTCGTAATATAAAATTGGGTCACGATGTAAATCGTAGCGATAATGCTTCCGAACGTTGGAAGAATATGACAATGGTTGCTTTAGGGCAATCAAAAATGGTGAAACGACCAATTGCTGGTTTTTTACATATTGTAGTGTATGTTGGATTTGTAATTATCAATATTGAAGTAATAGAAATCATAATTGATGGCCTTTTTGGAACACACCGTGTATTATCCTTTATGGGTGGATTTTACGATGTGCTTATTGGTTCATTTGAAGTTTTAGCTTTCTTAGTTTTAATTACCGTAATTATTTTTTGGATCAGAAGAAATGTAACCAAGTTAGGTCGTTTTACGAGTACAGATTTAGATGGAAAACCTAGAAATGACGCCAATTATATTTTATATTTTGAAGTGGTATTAATGTCATTATTCTTGATAATGAATGCAGCTGATTTTCACCTTCAAAATTTAGGAATTGGTCATTATAATCAAGCAGGAAGTTTTCCTATTTCTCAATTTATCGCTCCAATGTTTAATGGAATTAGTGAAGGTTTAGTGGTTGTTATCGAAAGATCCGCTTGGTGGTTACATATTGCTGGAATATTAGTTTTCTTGAACTATTTATATTTCTCAAAACACTTACATATTTTATTAGCGTTTCCAAATACTTTTTTTGCAGATTTAAATGCGAAAGGTAAATTAGATAATTTGCAAAGTGTTACAAACGAAGTAAAATTAATGATGGATCCAAGTGCAGATCCATTTGCAGCCCCAGCAAATCCGGATGCAGTGCCTGCAAAATTTGGTGCATCAGATGTTCAGGATTTAAATTGGGTTCAATTATTAAACGCTTACAGTTGTACCGAGTGTGGTCGTTGTACATCTTCATGTCCAGCTAATCAAACAGGAAAAAAATTATCACCTCGTAAAATCATGATGGATACGCGTGATCGTTTAGAGGAAGTAGGAAGAAATATTGATTTAAATAAAGGTGTTTTTGTAGATGATGGAAAATCTTTACTAAACGATTACATTACGCCAGAAGAATTATGGGCTTGTACAACTTGTAATGCATGTGTTGAAGAATGTCCTATTAATATTAGTCCGTTATCAATTATTATTGATATGCGTCGTTATTTGGTAATGGAACAAAGTGCGGCGCCAATGGAGCTAAACAATATGATGAGTAATATTGAAAACAACGGCGCTCCTTGGCAATATAATCAAATGGATCGTTTAAATTGGGTAAACGAATAA
- a CDS encoding (Fe-S)-binding protein, translating into MSENLIVPTMAQMMAEGRQPEILFWVGSAGSFDDRAKKITRAFVKILNKANVNFAVLGTEESSTGDVAKRAGNEFLFQMQALMNIELLNAYEVKKIVTCDPHSFNCLKNEYPSLGGNYEVLHHTQFIQQLLKEGRIDFNKDTYKGSRITFHDPCYLGRANNEYQAPREILSQTNAQIVEMKRSKSSALCCGAGGAQMFKEPEKGNMEINVLRTKDALETTPNIIATGCPYCNTMMTDGVKFAHKESEVKVLDIAEIIANAQNL; encoded by the coding sequence ATGTCTGAAAATTTAATTGTACCAACAATGGCCCAAATGATGGCCGAAGGAAGACAACCTGAAATTTTATTTTGGGTAGGTTCTGCTGGTAGTTTCGATGACAGAGCAAAAAAAATTACAAGAGCTTTTGTTAAAATTTTAAATAAAGCAAATGTAAATTTTGCAGTTTTAGGTACAGAAGAAAGTAGTACAGGAGATGTAGCAAAAAGAGCTGGAAATGAATTTTTATTTCAAATGCAAGCTTTAATGAATATTGAATTGCTAAATGCTTACGAAGTAAAGAAAATTGTAACCTGCGATCCTCATTCGTTTAATTGCTTAAAAAATGAATATCCTAGTTTAGGTGGAAATTATGAAGTTTTACATCACACTCAATTTATTCAACAGCTTTTAAAAGAAGGACGTATTGATTTTAATAAAGATACTTATAAAGGTAGTCGTATTACTTTTCATGATCCTTGTTATTTAGGTAGAGCTAACAATGAATACCAAGCGCCAAGAGAAATATTATCTCAAACAAACGCACAAATTGTTGAGATGAAACGAAGCAAAAGTTCTGCTTTATGTTGTGGAGCTGGTGGAGCTCAAATGTTTAAAGAACCTGAAAAAGGGAATATGGAAATTAACGTTTTAAGAACTAAAGATGCTCTTGAAACCACTCCAAATATTATTGCTACAGGCTGTCCTTATTGTAATACAATGATGACAGATGGAGTGAAATTTGCACACAAAGAAAGCGAAGTTAAAGTGTTAGATATTGCAGAAATAATTGCAAATGCACAAAATTTATAA
- a CDS encoding ABC transporter ATPase — protein MFVPFESLPDDSKIWIYQSNRKFSDIEIQEIEHELKIFLDNWTAHGQHLETSFVTRYNRFIIIAVNQEIQAATGCSIDASVQLIQIFEQKYNVDLLDKMNVTYKMGEHVAFKPLIEFKKLAKEKAVSGNTIVFNNLLNTLGEWKDFWEVPASESWHNRFF, from the coding sequence ATGTTTGTACCTTTTGAAAGCTTACCAGACGATTCAAAAATTTGGATATATCAATCTAACAGAAAATTTTCAGATATAGAAATTCAAGAAATTGAACACGAATTAAAAATATTTTTGGATAACTGGACAGCTCACGGACAACACCTCGAGACTTCTTTTGTGACTCGTTATAATCGTTTTATTATTATTGCTGTAAATCAAGAGATTCAAGCGGCAACAGGTTGTTCAATTGATGCTTCTGTTCAATTAATTCAAATCTTTGAACAAAAATACAATGTTGATTTATTGGATAAAATGAATGTGACATATAAGATGGGCGAGCATGTAGCCTTTAAACCATTAATAGAATTTAAAAAATTAGCCAAAGAAAAAGCGGTTTCAGGAAACACTATTGTATTTAATAATCTATTAAATACTTTGGGCGAATGGAAAGATTTTTGGGAAGTTCCTGCTAGTGAAAGTTGGCACAATAGATTTTTTTAG
- the serB gene encoding phosphoserine phosphatase SerB, with amino-acid sequence MASDIFLLNISGQDKPGLTSSLTAVLAAYDAKVLDIGQANIHDTLSLGILFQIKSGKKSAAVLKDLLFKSYELGIKAKFKPITLEDYEKWVSLQGKDRYIVTLLGEKLTAEQISEVTKVISEKNLNIDAIKRLTGRASLVNEDDYPRASIQLSIRGIIEDKSEFTEKFMQISRDLDVDIAFQEDNIYRRNRRLVCFDMDSTLIQTEVIDELAEFAGVGEQVRAITELAMQGEIDFNESFKQRMLLLKGLKEDVLEKVAINLPITKGARRLIDTLKTYGFKTAILSGGFTYFGHYLQKELGIDYVFANQLEIKDGVLTGGYIGEIVDGNKKAAYLKELAHKEGLHISQTIAIGDGANDLPMLNLAGLGIAFHAKPKVKDNAQSAISSIGLDGVLYLLGYHDRHIDLLP; translated from the coding sequence ATGGCTAGCGATATCTTTTTATTAAATATATCAGGACAAGACAAACCAGGTTTAACTTCTTCTTTAACGGCTGTTTTAGCAGCATATGATGCTAAGGTCTTAGATATAGGGCAAGCAAATATCCATGATACGTTATCTTTAGGAATCCTTTTTCAGATTAAATCTGGGAAAAAATCAGCGGCAGTTTTAAAAGATTTATTGTTTAAATCGTATGAATTAGGTATTAAAGCAAAATTTAAACCTATTACGCTTGAAGATTATGAAAAATGGGTGAGTCTTCAAGGAAAAGACAGATACATTGTAACCCTTTTAGGTGAAAAATTGACTGCCGAACAAATTTCAGAAGTAACAAAAGTTATTTCAGAAAAAAACTTAAATATTGATGCTATAAAACGTTTAACTGGAAGAGCTTCCTTAGTAAATGAAGATGATTATCCAAGAGCATCAATTCAATTATCAATTCGAGGAATAATTGAAGACAAATCAGAGTTTACTGAAAAGTTCATGCAGATTTCAAGAGATTTAGATGTTGATATTGCTTTTCAAGAAGATAATATTTACAGAAGAAATAGACGCTTAGTTTGCTTTGATATGGATTCCACTTTAATTCAAACTGAGGTTATTGATGAGCTTGCAGAGTTTGCTGGTGTTGGTGAACAAGTTAGGGCTATTACAGAATTAGCTATGCAAGGTGAAATTGATTTTAACGAAAGTTTTAAACAACGAATGCTACTTCTTAAAGGATTAAAAGAAGATGTGTTAGAAAAGGTTGCAATCAATTTGCCAATTACAAAAGGTGCAAGAAGATTAATTGATACCCTTAAAACGTATGGTTTTAAAACTGCAATTCTTTCTGGTGGATTTACCTATTTTGGGCATTATTTACAAAAAGAGTTAGGTATCGATTACGTTTTTGCCAATCAATTAGAAATTAAAGATGGCGTTTTAACTGGTGGCTATATTGGTGAAATAGTAGACGGCAATAAAAAAGCAGCATATTTAAAAGAACTTGCTCATAAAGAAGGCTTACATATTAGTCAAACCATTGCAATTGGTGATGGGGCAAATGATTTACCTATGCTAAATTTGGCAGGTTTAGGAATTGCGTTTCATGCCAAACCCAAAGTTAAAGATAATGCTCAAAGTGCTATTTCAAGTATTGGATTAGATGGTGTACTTTATTTATTAGGATACCATGACCGACACATTGATTTATTGCCATAG